The genomic region GGGAAAACGAAAAACCAAAGAATCATACAGTAAAACTATTACATCAAATATTTGAACCAAGACATAGTATAACAAATTAAGCAGCAAATACTTAAATTCAACAAGATTAAAGAAGGCAGTAACagataaattaaaacaaaattcaacctaaaaattccaaatttgataacaaataatattaaaaatacccGATTTATTCTTCAATTATATGCTCATGCTGATTCTCCATCCTCAAATACTCCCCAATATCAGCCTGATGAAGCACGACAATGGCATTAGGATCTAATTTCCTACAATCCTGTGTACTCTTCGCCGCAACCCCAAACCCCAAAGGCAAATCCGACATGGAAAAAACCACAACCCCATCACCAGGCGCAATGCTCTCCGTTATCCTCCCTAGCCCACCTTTCAAAACGTGATTCGCGTAAAGAAACGACATCTCCGACGTGGGTTTCAGCCAAACCTTGTGCTTGGCGTTAGCAGCCAAGAGGTTTAAGCATTCGATGGTCAGATGGAAGTTGCCACCGTGGGTGAACCTACCTACGCAGGTTCCAATGGAAGCCAGCTTGGTTCTGGCGACGTTAGTGGCTCGTTTGACGAGGGAGTCGCTGACGTAATAGACCTTGTTTTTGTGTAGCCTGAAACAATAGCGACCGGGTTCCTTGTCGGGTCCTTCATGAGATGGGTTCTCGACTATGTTCTTCAGGTTGTTCCCGGTGAATTTAAAGATTTTTTCGAAAACGGCGGTGGTTTCTTTCTCGTCTAGAGGCCTCATCTTTGCTTTTGATTAGGGTTTTGCAGTGGATTTGGCTTTTTGTTTTGTTCTTAAATGATGGTTCAGTAGGGTTTTAGATGAGGGgttattaaagttaaaaattCTTCTTTTAGTCCTTATATTATGCTTAAATTGCAGTTtcagtttttatattttaatttggtctctTTTAAGTTATGTACcttttgaatttcaaaatttcagtttGTAATTTCCATAAGATACTCGTAAAAAAATACATTATTTTAGTTAATGAATTTAACGGCTAACATTTGAGCCGtgattacaaattttaaaaataaaagtatataaataAAATGATTGAAAATTGAGAACAACTATTAAATTCTCAACTTATGCATAGTATGAGACTAATAGCTAGGGGCtaagccataaaattttgttagggggcgaaattaaattgtaacttttacaatagtaaaaatataatttcaccattctagtagtctatatctttataatatattaaggattaaatcaaatttttgtcATTTTTAGGGGGCCAAAAtgcaattttatctttattaatttaaaatttaaaaaattttaaagggcctaaataaatttttttttattttagggggTCAAGACCCTTGCCAATCCCCTTGATTTTGCCCCTGCTTATAGCATAATCAAGCTAAACAAGTTAATTACTATTGTTTGGATTAGTACtttaatttccaaaaaaaaaaattacaatgacTAAAAAGAATAAAGTTCAAATATAGAGACTAAATCAATAACTTACGTATACTGCAAGGACTAGCAACAAAATTTATTAATGGATGATGGAAGTGTTGAATTTAGCTTGGtataaaaattgtaaattggGCAAGTTGCTTGGCTaggtcaattttaaaaattttgagctattttgtTGGAATTGTTTTAGATTTAGTTATTTTTTGTTCgaattattttgaatttagatGGGATGAGTTAGGCGAAATCGAGTTCCATCAAGTTTGGATTTGAATTAGGATTGATGACACTGATTGAGATAGTTAATTGAGTTACGCATAATGTAAGGACTAGCAATGTAATTAATAATGGATGATAAAAGTGTTGACTTGAGCTTGCtgtaaaattgtaaattggaACAACTTGGCGAGTTaggtgaattttattttatttttagttattttattagaattattttagatttaattaattttttcgaattattttgaatttaaatggGATGAATTTGGTTGGGTTTTAATAAATAAGGTAGAGTTTTCGGATTTGAATTAGGAATTATATctctagtttaaaattttttttaaacattAATCTCGTTATAAGTTCTTATCATATGTTCATTTTTATATAATGGTTAGAACTAGTCATAATCTCTCCTCAACCCTTAACTAGGAGGATAATGTGTTTCAACTCACTCAAACTCATGTCCTCTTACCTTGGCAACAATGCCGATGCCAATCAAGCTAAAACTTAATTGATCTCTAGTTGAGATTGTTAATTG from Gossypium arboreum isolate Shixiya-1 chromosome 1, ASM2569848v2, whole genome shotgun sequence harbors:
- the LOC108480360 gene encoding uncharacterized protein LOC108480360, producing MRPLDEKETTAVFEKIFKFTGNNLKNIVENPSHEGPDKEPGRYCFRLHKNKVYYVSDSLVKRATNVARTKLASIGTCVGRFTHGGNFHLTIECLNLLAANAKHKVWLKPTSEMSFLYANHVLKGGLGRITESIAPGDGVVVFSMSDLPLGFGVAAKSTQDCRKLDPNAIVVLHQADIGEYLRMENQHEHIIEE